The following are from one region of the Gammaproteobacteria bacterium genome:
- the dapF gene encoding diaminopimelate epimerase — protein MKLKFTKMQGLGNDFVVLDGIHQVITLDRQQIRKLADRHFGIGCDQLLLVEKAGGDADFRYRIFNADGGEVEQCGNGARCFVRYVHDHGLTQKNEIRIETLSGVISPKLENNGNITVNMGRPIFEPAQIPFIAEQTAPTYRLEITGQPVTISALSMGNPHAVRVVPDVDNAPVETEGAVIETHPRFPKKVNVGYMQVIDRGHIKLRVFERGAGETLACGTGACAAVVAGINLGLLDHQVRVSTRGGELTIHWQGHDEPVWMTGPAVTVFEGEITL, from the coding sequence ATGAAACTGAAATTCACCAAAATGCAGGGCTTGGGTAACGATTTTGTCGTTCTGGACGGTATCCATCAAGTCATAACGCTGGATCGGCAGCAGATCCGCAAACTGGCTGATCGCCATTTCGGCATCGGGTGCGATCAGCTATTGCTGGTCGAGAAAGCTGGGGGCGATGCTGATTTCCGCTATCGCATTTTTAACGCCGATGGCGGAGAAGTCGAACAATGCGGCAACGGTGCTCGTTGTTTCGTGCGCTACGTGCACGATCATGGTTTAACGCAAAAAAATGAAATTCGTATTGAAACACTCAGCGGTGTGATCTCGCCGAAATTGGAAAACAATGGCAATATCACCGTCAATATGGGGCGACCGATTTTCGAACCGGCACAGATTCCTTTCATCGCGGAGCAAACCGCACCAACCTATCGACTTGAAATAACCGGTCAGCCGGTTACAATTAGCGCGCTGTCGATGGGTAACCCGCATGCAGTACGGGTGGTGCCGGACGTAGACAATGCACCGGTCGAAACGGAAGGAGCGGTGATCGAAACGCATCCGCGTTTTCCCAAAAAAGTGAATGTCGGCTATATGCAAGTGATCGACCGCGGTCATATCAAATTGCGCGTTTTTGAGCGCGGCGCCGGTGAGACGCTGGCGTGCGGAACGGGAGCCTGTGCGGCGGTGGTTGCGGGTATTAATTTGGGATTGTTGGATCACCAAGTCAGAGTCAGCACGCGCGGCGGCGAATTGACGATACATTGGCAAGGGCACGATGAACCGGTTTGGATGACTGGTCCCGCAGTGACGGTATTTGAGGGTGAAATAACTTTGTAA
- a CDS encoding DUF484 family protein, translating to MKPEEVAQYLQEHPQFFNEYADLLADIQISHPQDEKVISLNERQIISLRERNRALQDKLLELISFGEENDAIGEKMHRLAIALLAVSNLDELFNVLYFSLKEDFAVPLVALRLWNMSSSTGSHDEFTLISDDVRTIAESLPQPYCGNHIADEIKQWFGEGAEHLNSFAMIPLNTTQTIGLLVLGSPDAERFYPEMGTLHLKRLGELVCTTITRYDQTETVNMEAAQDHATHEQQT from the coding sequence ATGAAACCGGAAGAAGTCGCGCAATATTTACAGGAGCATCCGCAATTCTTCAATGAATATGCTGACTTATTGGCGGATATTCAGATTTCTCATCCGCAGGACGAGAAAGTCATTTCACTGAACGAACGGCAAATCATCTCGTTAAGGGAAAGAAACCGCGCATTGCAGGATAAGTTGCTGGAACTCATCAGTTTTGGCGAAGAAAATGATGCCATCGGAGAGAAGATGCACCGGCTGGCGATCGCACTGCTTGCCGTTTCCAACTTGGATGAATTGTTTAATGTTTTATACTTCAGTCTCAAGGAAGATTTCGCAGTTCCATTGGTGGCGCTGCGCCTCTGGAATATGTCCAGCAGTACCGGCTCGCATGATGAATTCACACTGATCAGCGACGACGTGCGCACCATCGCGGAAAGCCTGCCGCAACCGTATTGCGGCAATCATATCGCGGATGAAATCAAGCAATGGTTCGGAGAAGGCGCCGAGCATTTGAACTCATTCGCGATGATTCCGCTGAATACCACGCAAACCATCGGTTTGCTCGTGCTTGGCAGCCCCGATGCCGAGCGCTTTTACCCGGAAATGGGGACATTGCATTTAAAACGGCTGGGCGAACTCGTGTGTACGACGATTACCCGTTATGATCAAACAGAAACCGTCAACATGGAAGCAGCGCAAGATCATGCAACCCACGAGCAGCAAACCTGA
- the xerC gene encoding tyrosine recombinase XerC, with amino-acid sequence MQPTSSKPEPLAAAFIRHLTHERRLSLLTAKSYTRDIRILLQFVHKDDLKQIQPLHIRQLMAQLHGKGLSGRSIARMLSAWRSFYHYLIRSHSYQHNPCIALRVPKSPHKLPNALSPDVTVQLLTFSPEHILSVRDSAMFELFYSSGLRLSELAQLKPADVRFAEGTVKVLGKGGKERIVPVGSFALQAINNWLVHRARIAKPEVSALFLSQHGDAISVRTIAHRLKSRARQQGVNQNVHPHILRHSFASHLLQSSGDLRAVQELLGHAHITSTQVYTHLDFQHLTKIYDAAHPRAKKRD; translated from the coding sequence ATGCAACCCACGAGCAGCAAACCTGAGCCGCTAGCTGCTGCATTTATCCGTCATCTCACGCATGAGCGGCGCTTATCGCTGCTGACGGCCAAAAGCTACACCCGGGATATCCGTATACTGCTGCAGTTTGTTCATAAAGACGATTTAAAACAGATACAACCCTTGCATATTCGCCAACTCATGGCGCAATTGCATGGCAAAGGGCTTTCCGGCAGAAGCATAGCGCGCATGCTGTCGGCATGGCGCAGTTTTTACCATTATTTGATCCGCAGCCACAGCTATCAGCATAATCCTTGCATTGCATTGCGGGTTCCTAAGTCGCCGCATAAGCTGCCCAATGCGCTTTCTCCTGATGTCACCGTGCAACTGCTGACGTTCTCACCTGAGCATATTTTGTCGGTGCGCGATAGCGCCATGTTTGAATTGTTCTATTCTTCCGGTTTAAGGCTATCGGAGCTGGCTCAGCTTAAGCCTGCCGATGTCCGTTTTGCCGAGGGGACCGTCAAAGTGTTGGGTAAAGGCGGAAAAGAGCGCATCGTTCCGGTTGGCAGTTTTGCCTTGCAAGCGATCAATAATTGGCTTGTACATCGGGCGCGGATTGCCAAACCGGAAGTATCCGCGCTTTTTCTATCGCAACATGGTGATGCGATCAGCGTGCGTACTATTGCCCATCGTTTGAAAAGCAGAGCCAGGCAACAGGGGGTGAACCAAAATGTGCATCCGCATATCTTGCGGCATTCCTTTGCTTCCCATTTGCTGCAATCCAGTGGCGATTTGCGTGCCGTGCAGGAATTGCTGGGGCATGCGCATATCACGTCGACGCAAGTCTATACCCATTTGGATTTTCAGCACCTTACCAAAATTTACGATGCCGCGCACCCGCGCGCAAAAAAACGGGATTGA
- the hslV gene encoding ATP-dependent protease subunit HslV produces the protein MTTIVSVRRGHHVALGGDGQVTLGAVVAKSSARKVRRLYHDKILAGFAGGTADAFTLFERFEGKLEAHHGHIMRAAVELAKDWRTDRILRRLEAMLVVANEDATLIITGAGDIIEPELGIAAIGSGGSYALAAARALLENTDLPPQDIVKKALTIAGDICIYTNQDHIIETIG, from the coding sequence ATGACAACAATCGTTTCAGTAAGGCGCGGGCATCACGTGGCACTCGGTGGTGATGGGCAGGTGACATTAGGTGCGGTGGTCGCCAAATCCAGTGCGCGCAAAGTACGCAGACTCTATCATGACAAAATTCTGGCCGGATTCGCCGGTGGCACTGCCGATGCTTTTACCTTGTTTGAGCGCTTTGAGGGCAAGCTGGAGGCGCATCATGGTCATATCATGCGTGCCGCTGTCGAGCTGGCGAAGGATTGGCGCACCGACCGGATTTTGCGCAGACTCGAAGCCATGCTGGTGGTTGCCAACGAAGATGCCACGCTGATCATCACCGGTGCCGGCGATATTATCGAACCGGAATTGGGTATCGCCGCAATAGGCAGCGGCGGCTCCTATGCGCTGGCAGCGGCGCGCGCGCTGTTGGAAAATACCGATTTGCCGCCGCAGGATATCGTGAAAAAAGCGCTTACCATCGCGGGCGATATCTGCATTTATACCAACCAGGATCACATTATCGAAACCATCGGTTGA
- the hslU gene encoding ATP-dependent protease ATPase subunit HslU, which produces MSQMTPQEIVHELDKHIIGQDAAKRAVAIALRNRWRRQQVADPLRQEITPKNILMIGPTGVGKTEIARRLAKLANAPFIKIEATKFTEVGYVGRDVDSIIRDLAETAIKESRESETRKKQPLAEDRAEDRILDALLPAARDFDLQVNPEDRDSSTRQKFRKKLREGELDDKEIEIEVAAPRANMEIFAPPGMEDLTSQIQGMFQNMTGERKKTRKLTIREARKILLEEEAEKMVNDEELKLTAIQNVEQNGIVFLDEIDKIASRSGHAGGDVSRQGVQRDLLPLVEGTTVSTKYGMIKTDHILFVASGAFHMSKPSDLIPELQGRFPIRVELASLSVSDFEQILTNTDACLTRQYEALLATEGVKLQFGDDAIKRLAEIAFSVNSKTENIGARRLHTVMEKLLEDVSYDAPKHSGKTIVIDAAYVDERLKDLSQSEDLARYVL; this is translated from the coding sequence ATGTCGCAAATGACCCCGCAGGAAATTGTCCACGAACTGGATAAACATATCATCGGCCAGGATGCAGCCAAGCGTGCCGTGGCCATTGCCTTGAGAAACCGCTGGCGCCGGCAGCAGGTTGCCGATCCGCTGCGCCAGGAAATCACGCCGAAAAATATTCTCATGATCGGCCCGACCGGCGTTGGTAAAACCGAGATTGCACGGCGTCTGGCAAAACTCGCCAATGCGCCCTTTATCAAGATTGAAGCGACCAAATTTACCGAAGTCGGCTATGTCGGACGCGATGTCGACTCGATCATCCGCGATCTGGCGGAAACAGCGATTAAAGAATCGCGCGAAAGCGAAACCCGGAAAAAGCAACCGTTGGCCGAGGACCGGGCTGAAGACCGTATTCTCGATGCTTTGCTGCCAGCCGCCAGGGATTTTGATTTGCAGGTAAACCCGGAAGACCGGGATAGTTCGACGCGACAAAAATTCCGCAAGAAATTGCGTGAAGGCGAGCTGGATGATAAGGAAATCGAAATCGAAGTCGCTGCACCGCGCGCCAATATGGAGATTTTCGCGCCGCCGGGAATGGAAGACCTGACATCGCAGATTCAAGGCATGTTTCAGAATATGACCGGGGAGCGCAAGAAAACCCGCAAGCTAACGATACGCGAGGCGAGAAAAATTCTGCTCGAAGAAGAAGCGGAGAAGATGGTGAATGATGAAGAATTGAAGCTGACCGCGATTCAAAATGTCGAGCAAAACGGCATCGTATTTCTTGATGAAATAGACAAAATCGCCAGTCGTTCGGGACATGCCGGCGGAGATGTTTCACGCCAGGGTGTGCAGCGCGATTTGCTGCCGCTGGTTGAAGGTACGACCGTGTCGACCAAATACGGTATGATCAAAACCGATCACATCCTATTTGTCGCCAGCGGCGCGTTTCATATGTCCAAACCTTCCGACTTGATTCCCGAATTGCAGGGCCGTTTTCCGATTCGAGTTGAATTGGCCAGTCTGAGCGTCAGTGATTTTGAGCAGATACTCACCAATACCGATGCCTGTCTGACGCGGCAATACGAAGCATTGCTGGCGACGGAAGGGGTCAAATTGCAGTTTGGCGATGATGCGATCAAACGCTTGGCCGAAATTGCCTTTTCCGTGAACAGCAAAACGGAAAATATCGGCGCCCGGCGGTTACATACGGTGATGGAGAAATTGCTGGAAGACGTCTCATACGATGCACCCAAACACAGTGGCAAGACAATTGTGATCGATGCAGCGTATGTGGACGAGCGCCTCAAAGACCTGTCGCAAAGCGAAGACTTGGCGCGCTACGTGCTGTAA
- a CDS encoding PEP-CTERM sorting domain-containing protein, giving the protein MIRSAIFAVYCLTILSYSPLATSSLVSSTFDSDADGWTGLTTDGSATWSVITSGLIPAHSADGVPAGSITLADPDSQWTYFSAPGKFLGDQSAAFGGSLQFDSRYVVAGTSYSNEAEVILKGAGLTLVYEITDSLPATWTHFDAALSAGAWRVADTFSGAFATDAQLLAVLSNLNALWINAEHFTPVMEVIALDNVNLLAPVPEPESYTLLLAGLGVLGLVARRKKTRRE; this is encoded by the coding sequence GTGATCCGTTCTGCCATTTTTGCTGTTTATTGCCTGACTATCCTGAGTTATTCTCCGCTTGCTACCAGTTCACTCGTATCCAGCACTTTCGATAGTGATGCCGATGGCTGGACCGGCCTCACAACGGACGGCTCCGCTACCTGGTCAGTCATTACCAGCGGTTTGATACCGGCGCATAGTGCAGATGGCGTGCCTGCCGGCTCCATTACACTCGCCGATCCCGATTCGCAATGGACCTATTTCAGCGCTCCGGGCAAATTCCTCGGCGACCAAAGCGCTGCTTTTGGCGGCAGCTTGCAATTCGATAGCCGCTACGTGGTGGCCGGCACAAGTTACTCCAATGAAGCCGAAGTGATACTGAAAGGCGCCGGATTGACGCTGGTTTACGAAATCACCGACAGCTTGCCAGCCACCTGGACACATTTCGATGCCGCACTCAGTGCCGGTGCTTGGCGGGTTGCCGATACTTTTTCCGGAGCTTTTGCCACCGATGCGCAATTGCTCGCTGTTCTTTCCAACCTGAATGCGCTTTGGATCAATGCCGAACACTTTACGCCGGTGATGGAAGTTATCGCACTGGATAATGTCAATCTCCTGGCACCGGTTCCTGAACCCGAGAGCTATACTCTGCTGCTAGCCGGTCTTGGCGTGCTCGGTTTGGTTGCCCGCCGCAAAAAAACGCGGCGAGAATAG
- a CDS encoding zinc ribbon domain-containing protein — MPIYEYLCNSCGAEKEHLQKISDAPIAACPVCGSSNYVKRISAAGFQLKGSGWYVTDFKNNKTQQTESKASTKESAPPAAADTTTAKESSSTPAAAAD, encoded by the coding sequence ATGCCTATTTATGAATATCTTTGCAATTCATGTGGTGCCGAGAAAGAACATTTGCAAAAGATTAGCGATGCGCCGATTGCGGCTTGCCCCGTTTGCGGCAGTAGTAATTACGTCAAGCGTATTTCCGCTGCGGGATTCCAGTTGAAAGGAAGCGGGTGGTATGTCACCGACTTTAAGAATAATAAAACTCAACAAACGGAATCCAAAGCAAGCACAAAAGAAAGCGCACCACCTGCAGCAGCGGATACAACTACAGCCAAGGAAAGCAGCTCCACTCCTGCTGCAGCCGCTGATTAA
- the aspS gene encoding aspartate--tRNA ligase: MRTNYCGAINAGYLDQTVTLFGWVHRRRDHGGVIFIDLRDREGLVQIVCDPDNAETFQTAEKIRNEYVLKITGKVRKRPEGTINTSLVSGEIEILVNAIEVLNPSLTPPFLMDDDNISEVVRLEHRYLDLRRPVMQSNLRLRHKVAMAVRVFLDQHGFLDIETPMLTKSTPEGARDYLVPSRVNAGHFFALPQSPQLFKQLLMVSGFDRYYQITRCFRDEDLRADRQPEFTQIDIETSFLSANEIMSLMEEMIRGLFKSVSNVDLPNPFPRLTYADAMHRYGSDKPDLRVPLEFTELTDLMKGVPFKVFREAAEKPDGRVAALCIPKGGELSRKEIDDYTSFVAIYGAKGLAYIKVNNLADGVEGLQSPILKFLPEETIKTILTRTKAQNGDLIFFGADKAKIVNESLGALRIKIGHQHGHAESGWKPLWVVDFPMFERDEEENRWQALHHPFTSPADGHEDLLETDPGKALSKAYDMVLNGSEIGGGSVRIHRQEVQSKVFRALNISEQEAQEKFGFLLEALQYGAPPHGGIAFGLDRILTMMTGSESIRDVIAFPKTQRAQCLLTHAPSTVDEKQLRELSIRLRQIEAKLS; this comes from the coding sequence ATGCGTACAAACTACTGCGGCGCCATTAATGCCGGATATCTCGATCAAACGGTTACCCTTTTTGGCTGGGTGCACCGGCGTAGGGATCATGGTGGGGTGATTTTTATCGATTTGCGCGATCGTGAAGGCCTGGTGCAGATCGTATGCGATCCCGACAATGCGGAAACATTCCAAACGGCGGAAAAAATTCGCAATGAGTATGTGCTGAAGATTACCGGTAAGGTGAGAAAACGTCCCGAAGGAACGATCAATACGTCTCTGGTCAGCGGTGAAATCGAGATTCTGGTGAACGCGATTGAGGTATTGAATCCCTCACTGACACCACCATTCTTAATGGACGATGACAATATCAGTGAGGTGGTGCGGCTGGAACATCGTTATCTCGACTTGCGCCGGCCGGTGATGCAATCGAATCTTCGTTTGCGGCACAAAGTGGCGATGGCAGTGCGTGTGTTTCTGGATCAACACGGTTTCCTCGATATCGAAACGCCGATGTTGACCAAATCCACGCCGGAAGGCGCACGGGATTATCTGGTGCCGTCACGGGTCAATGCCGGTCATTTTTTTGCGTTACCGCAGTCACCGCAATTGTTCAAGCAGCTTTTGATGGTGTCCGGATTCGACCGTTATTATCAAATCACACGCTGTTTCCGCGACGAAGATTTGCGTGCCGACCGGCAACCGGAATTCACACAAATCGATATTGAAACATCCTTTCTGTCGGCGAACGAGATTATGTCGCTGATGGAGGAAATGATCCGTGGCTTATTCAAGTCCGTGAGCAACGTGGATTTACCCAATCCGTTTCCGCGCTTGACTTATGCCGACGCCATGCACAGATACGGATCGGATAAACCCGATTTGCGCGTGCCGCTGGAATTCACCGAATTGACCGATCTGATGAAAGGCGTGCCGTTCAAAGTATTCCGCGAGGCAGCGGAAAAACCGGACGGGCGCGTCGCTGCTTTGTGCATACCGAAAGGCGGTGAGTTGTCGCGCAAGGAAATCGACGATTACACCAGCTTTGTCGCAATTTACGGCGCTAAGGGTTTGGCTTATATCAAAGTCAATAATCTGGCTGACGGCGTGGAAGGATTGCAATCGCCGATTTTGAAATTCTTGCCGGAAGAAACGATTAAAACGATACTGACGCGCACTAAGGCGCAAAATGGCGATTTGATTTTCTTCGGCGCGGATAAAGCGAAAATCGTCAATGAATCGCTGGGTGCGTTGCGGATCAAAATCGGGCATCAGCACGGACACGCTGAATCTGGCTGGAAACCCTTATGGGTCGTTGATTTTCCGATGTTTGAACGGGATGAAGAAGAAAATCGCTGGCAGGCGTTGCACCATCCGTTTACATCCCCGGCCGACGGGCACGAAGATTTGCTTGAAACCGATCCCGGTAAGGCGCTTTCCAAAGCCTACGATATGGTGCTCAATGGTTCCGAAATTGGCGGCGGGTCAGTGCGGATCCATCGTCAGGAAGTGCAATCGAAGGTTTTCCGCGCGTTGAATATCTCCGAGCAGGAAGCTCAAGAAAAATTCGGTTTCTTGCTGGAAGCGCTGCAATACGGCGCACCGCCGCACGGCGGGATCGCATTCGGGCTGGATCGTATTTTGACGATGATGACCGGCTCGGAATCCATCCGTGACGTGATCGCGTTTCCTAAAACGCAGCGTGCGCAATGTTTGTTGACCCATGCACCCAGCACCGTGGACGAGAAACAATTGAGAGAGCTCAGCATCCGTTTGCGGCAGATCGAAGCTAAGCTCAGTTAA
- the nudB gene encoding dihydroneopterin triphosphate diphosphatase → MYKIPVSVLVIIHTVDLQVLLLERADHPGYWQSVTGSQDPNETLIQTASREVFEETGLNAVDYVLTDWETENRYEIYEEWRWRYGPGIRFNTEHVFGLCLPAKVPIKIAAREHLKSIWLPWRQAAEKVFSSSNAEAILKLPAYSQSGQFSPNQG, encoded by the coding sequence GTGTACAAAATACCGGTTTCTGTGTTAGTGATCATTCACACGGTGGATTTGCAGGTTTTGTTATTGGAGCGCGCCGATCATCCTGGTTACTGGCAATCGGTTACCGGAAGCCAGGATCCTAATGAAACACTGATACAGACAGCATCACGGGAAGTGTTTGAAGAAACCGGTTTGAACGCTGTCGATTATGTGCTGACCGACTGGGAAACTGAAAATCGCTACGAAATTTACGAAGAATGGCGCTGGCGCTACGGACCCGGTATCCGGTTCAATACCGAGCATGTTTTCGGTTTATGTTTGCCTGCTAAAGTGCCCATTAAAATCGCTGCGAGGGAACACCTGAAGTCCATTTGGTTACCTTGGCGGCAAGCGGCTGAGAAAGTTTTTTCCAGCAGCAACGCGGAAGCCATTCTTAAATTGCCTGCTTATAGTCAATCCGGACAATTCAGTCCGAACCAAGGATGA
- a CDS encoding SulP family inorganic anion transporter, with amino-acid sequence MHNSAAFQAKFLTRDLQAGIITGAMAIPLSAGIALMSEYPIKVALATVVCACFIGWINAWIRPGNYIGAPGVAAGLAPVLALGVANFGMENMAFVIFLTAFMQAIIWKFDLQKYILLAVPEYLVEGLLAGVGLKIILNFLTMTYEIPQSMVTEAFWNSTRIQMVLLSLTGLAVFLYLFAKFQATQPAIPYFFLMIAGASLAQFVAMPMLHVEDVPIVLSLPLPHFDNPLTWLYIIGFAAMLAIIDVIEQVMSNAAIQKIDPLQRKCNTNNSLLAIWIANMTSSLFGGMTNLDGLAKSTTNKLAGAYTKFSVLMIGLVVLFFVLNTQYLEYMPKFSLAIIMIFTGWKMILGLLHVAHQGQYPLLLAVICALLVYRLGIFEGLLLALALHSMIHLTVLHQAHDTRIKEIIKKYLERFADKGGVN; translated from the coding sequence ATGCACAATTCCGCAGCGTTTCAAGCCAAATTCCTCACGCGTGATCTGCAAGCCGGGATAATTACTGGCGCAATGGCGATTCCATTGTCCGCCGGTATTGCACTGATGTCTGAATATCCGATCAAAGTTGCTTTGGCCACGGTGGTTTGCGCTTGTTTCATCGGTTGGATCAATGCCTGGATCCGGCCAGGAAATTACATCGGTGCACCCGGCGTTGCCGCAGGGCTTGCGCCGGTTCTTGCTCTGGGTGTGGCAAATTTTGGCATGGAAAATATGGCATTCGTCATTTTCCTGACTGCCTTTATGCAAGCCATTATCTGGAAATTCGACCTGCAGAAATACATTTTACTGGCTGTTCCCGAATATCTGGTCGAAGGATTGCTGGCGGGTGTTGGTCTGAAAATCATCCTCAACTTTCTTACCATGACTTATGAAATTCCGCAAAGTATGGTAACGGAAGCATTCTGGAACAGTACCCGCATTCAAATGGTTCTGCTTTCGCTCACAGGGCTTGCCGTTTTTCTGTACCTGTTCGCAAAATTCCAGGCAACGCAACCCGCGATCCCCTATTTCTTTCTGATGATTGCCGGTGCATCACTGGCACAATTTGTTGCGATGCCGATGCTGCATGTCGAGGATGTGCCGATTGTGCTATCGCTGCCGCTGCCACACTTTGATAATCCATTGACTTGGTTATATATCATCGGTTTTGCCGCCATGCTCGCTATTATTGATGTCATCGAGCAAGTCATGAGCAATGCAGCCATCCAAAAAATTGATCCATTGCAGCGTAAATGCAATACCAATAACAGTTTATTGGCAATCTGGATCGCCAATATGACATCCAGTCTGTTCGGCGGCATGACCAATTTGGATGGTCTGGCCAAAAGCACCACCAATAAACTCGCCGGAGCTTATACTAAATTCTCGGTGCTGATGATCGGACTGGTTGTTCTGTTCTTTGTATTGAACACCCAATATCTCGAATACATGCCGAAGTTTTCCTTAGCCATCATCATGATTTTTACGGGCTGGAAAATGATTTTGGGGTTATTGCATGTCGCGCACCAGGGACAATACCCGCTGTTATTGGCAGTCATCTGCGCACTGCTGGTTTACCGGCTCGGTATTTTTGAGGGCCTGTTGCTGGCCTTGGCACTACATAGCATGATTCATCTTACTGTGCTGCATCAGGCACATGACACCAGAATCAAGGAAATCATTAAAAAATATCTTGAACGCTTCGCCGACAAAGGCGGCGTGAACTAG
- a CDS encoding NADH-quinone oxidoreductase subunit M: MIEADFPLLSLTIIVPLLGAVLAGSIRNVDLSKHVAFFIAVLSFLLTICVLILFDASKSEFQLVERREWIPILNIEYLIGVDGISVLFLPLTALLTLITMLASWNTISHTARFHFSLLLALEGVSIGIFCALDTVLFFLFWELTLPPFFFLIGLWGIGSQRRSAAMKYTLFMLSGGVTLLLAIIVLATNHATQSGGQIPADLSFSLPVLLDTALPQELQELVFLLLLFGFAVKSPLVPLHTWLPTVATEGPTHVVAILVGLKLGIYGILRFAMPLAPVAAMEYSWVLSVIGAFTLIYGALIALQQTNLRRLLAYASVSHVGLVMVGVASLNIQGFQGAIFQLLNFTLVASSLMLIAGFIQHRLGSTEAIHLGGLAKVMPKLTAFYFLFALASIGVPGTSGFPAELLMILGAISAHSVLGIAALSGAILSAAYMLSYTRRTFLGPIIHDDVKQVVDLQSREMILLLIPALLILALGFYPDYILNINQIASEEWLSRLTLTTH; this comes from the coding sequence ATGATTGAAGCTGATTTCCCGCTGCTAAGCCTTACGATTATTGTTCCTCTTTTAGGGGCTGTATTGGCCGGATCAATACGAAATGTCGATCTCTCGAAGCATGTTGCCTTTTTTATCGCCGTGCTATCGTTCCTTTTGACCATTTGCGTTCTTATTTTATTTGACGCCAGTAAGAGCGAATTTCAGCTTGTTGAACGCCGTGAGTGGATTCCGATTTTAAATATCGAATATCTAATTGGCGTTGATGGAATTTCGGTACTATTTTTACCGCTCACCGCATTGCTCACCTTGATTACGATGCTGGCTTCGTGGAATACGATTTCCCATACTGCGCGCTTCCATTTTTCTTTATTGCTGGCACTCGAAGGTGTCAGCATCGGAATATTTTGCGCTTTGGATACGGTGTTATTTTTCCTGTTCTGGGAGCTTACATTGCCGCCGTTCTTTTTCTTGATCGGCCTATGGGGTATCGGCTCACAACGGCGCAGCGCAGCAATGAAATACACCTTATTTATGCTATCCGGAGGTGTCACCTTGCTGCTGGCGATTATCGTATTAGCGACAAACCATGCGACACAATCCGGCGGGCAAATCCCTGCGGATTTATCTTTCAGTTTACCTGTTTTACTGGATACCGCATTACCACAAGAATTGCAGGAGCTTGTTTTTCTGTTGCTGCTATTCGGTTTTGCCGTGAAATCGCCACTTGTTCCATTACATACATGGCTACCCACCGTCGCAACAGAAGGCCCAACGCATGTCGTCGCCATTCTCGTGGGATTGAAATTAGGTATTTACGGTATTTTGCGGTTTGCGATGCCTCTAGCGCCGGTTGCGGCAATGGAGTACAGCTGGGTTTTGAGTGTCATTGGCGCTTTCACGCTCATCTACGGCGCTTTGATCGCGCTGCAACAAACCAATTTACGGCGCTTGCTTGCCTATGCCAGCGTCAGTCACGTCGGACTTGTTATGGTCGGAGTTGCATCGCTCAACATACAGGGGTTCCAAGGTGCGATTTTTCAGTTGCTGAACTTTACGCTGGTGGCCAGTTCTCTGATGCTGATTGCCGGTTTCATACAGCATCGACTTGGCAGTACCGAAGCGATTCATTTAGGCGGGCTTGCTAAAGTGATGCCAAAACTGACAGCCTTCTATTTTCTATTTGCCTTAGCCAGTATCGGAGTACCCGGTACCAGCGGTTTTCCGGCTGAATTACTGATGATTCTTGGCGCCATCAGTGCACATTCGGTTTTGGGTATTGCCGCGTTGTCCGGTGCGATACTTAGCGCTGCCTATATGCTCTCCTACACCCGCCGGACTTTCCTGGGGCCGATCATTCATGATGATGTGAAACAAGTAGTTGATCTGCAATCACGCGAAATGATTTTACTACTCATTCCGGCGCTGCTAATATTAGCTTTAGGTTTTTATCCTGATTACATTCTTAATATAAATCAAATTGCTTCGGAAGAATGGCTTTCTCGATTAACCTTAACAACTCACTAG